In Amaranthus tricolor cultivar Red isolate AtriRed21 chromosome 3, ASM2621246v1, whole genome shotgun sequence, a single window of DNA contains:
- the LOC130807548 gene encoding equilibrative nucleotide transporter 1-like isoform X1 — protein sequence MISKLEQEKHKNPTKMEGNEEETVTISLLQNSTNPTIKNNIPRDSYNLAYIIYFILGSGYLLPWNAFITAVDYFQYLYPDCSVDRIFSVVSQLIMLTTVLFLVFCFSKSHAYVRINLGLGLFLLSLLVVPFMDVVYIKGQSGLYLGFYITVGAVAVSAMANGLVQASLIGSAGELPDRYIQALFCGTAGSGVLVSLLRIFTKALYPQGTRSLRNSAFLYFIVTNIFMIICIILYNTVHKLPVIKHYTELKTQAAAANIDKQEQLSLPGRILEIIGKVKWYGIGVMLIYIVTLSIFPGFITEDVHSEFLGNWYGILLITCYNVFDLIGKSLTAVYLLDDANAAIAACFMRFLFYPLYLGCLHGPRVFQTEIPVMVLTCLLGLTNGYFTSVLMILVQKPVRLQYAETAGILTALFLIVGLAIGSIVSWFWVI from the exons ATG ATTTCAAAACTAGAACAAGAGAAACACAAAAACCCAACAAAAATGGAAGGTAATGAAGAAGAAACAGTCACAATCTCTCTTCTCCAAAACTCCACTAATCCAACAATCAAGAACAACATCCCAAGAGACTCCTATAACTTAGCATACATAATCTACTTCATTCTAGGATCAGGTTATCTTCTTCCATGGAACGCTTTCATCACAGCGGTTGATTACTTTCAATACCTATATCCTGATTGTAGTGTTGACCGAATTTTCTCTGTAGTTTCCCAGTTGATTATGCTCACCACTGTCCTCTTTCTCGTCTTTTGCTTCAGCAAGTCCCATGCTTATGTGCGCATCAACTTGGGCTTAGGCCTTTTCTTGCTGTCTTTGTTGGTTGTTCCTTTTATGGATGTGGTTTACATTAAGGGCCAAAGTGGTCTTTATCTTGGGTTCTATATCACTGTTGGGGCTGTAGCTGTTTCCGCCATGGCTAATGGGCTTGTTCAAGCTAGTCTCATTGGGTCAGCCGGAGAGTTGCCTGATCGGTATATTCAGGCTCTTTTTTGTGGCACTGCCGGCTCAG GTGTACTTGTTTCCTTACTAAGAATCTTTACCAAAGCATTATATCCACAAGGTACCCGCAGCTTACGGAATAGTGCCTTCCTCTATTTTATCGTCAcgaatattttcatgatcatctGTATCATCTTATACAACACGGTTCATAAACTTCCTGTTATAAAGCACTACACCGAACTCAAAACACAGGCGGCTGCAGCAAACATCGATAAACAAGAGCAACTTTCTCTGCCTGGCCGCATTTTGGAGATCATAGGGAAAGTCAAATGGTATGGAATCGGAGTGATGCTCATATACATTGTCACATTATCTATATTTCCAGGATTTATTACCGAAGATGTACATTCAGAGTTCCTAGGAAACTGGTACGGAATTCTCCTGATCACGTGCTACAACGTGTTCGATTTAATTGGTAAGTCTTTGACAGCTGTTTATCTCTTAGATGACGCGAATGCTGCTATTGCTGCGTGTTTTATGAGATTTCTGTTCTATCCTTTGTATTTGGGATGCTTGCACGGTCCTCGGGTGTTCCAAACTGAGATCCCTGTGATGGTTCTGACTTGTCTGTTAGGCCTTACTAATGGGTATTTTACCAGTGTTCTAATGATTTTGGTGCAGAAACCAGTACGACTTCAATATGCAGAAACTGCTGGAATTTTAACTGCGTTGTTTCTGATTGTTGGGTTGGCTATTGGCTCAATTGTCTCTTggttttgggttatttga
- the LOC130807548 gene encoding equilibrative nucleotide transporter 1-like isoform X2 — protein MISKLEQEKHKNPTKMEGNEEETVTISLLQNSTNPTIKNNIPRDSYNLAYIIYFILGSGYLLPWNAFITAVDYFQYLYPDCSVDRIFSVVSQLIMLTTVLFLVFCFSKSHAYVRINLGLGLFLLSLLVVPFMDVVYIKGQSGLYLGFYITVGAVAVSAMANGLVQASLIGSAGELPDRYIQALFCGTAGSGVLVSLLRIFTKALYPQGTRSLRNSAFLYFIVTNIFMIICIILYNTVHKLPVIKHYTELKTQAAAANIDKQEQLSLPGRILEIIGKVKWYGIGVMLIYIVTLSIFPGFITEDVHSEFLGNWYGILLITCYNVFDLIETSTTSICRNCWNFNCVVSDCWVGYWLNCLLVLGYLMLNARSLVFISCIPSL, from the exons ATG ATTTCAAAACTAGAACAAGAGAAACACAAAAACCCAACAAAAATGGAAGGTAATGAAGAAGAAACAGTCACAATCTCTCTTCTCCAAAACTCCACTAATCCAACAATCAAGAACAACATCCCAAGAGACTCCTATAACTTAGCATACATAATCTACTTCATTCTAGGATCAGGTTATCTTCTTCCATGGAACGCTTTCATCACAGCGGTTGATTACTTTCAATACCTATATCCTGATTGTAGTGTTGACCGAATTTTCTCTGTAGTTTCCCAGTTGATTATGCTCACCACTGTCCTCTTTCTCGTCTTTTGCTTCAGCAAGTCCCATGCTTATGTGCGCATCAACTTGGGCTTAGGCCTTTTCTTGCTGTCTTTGTTGGTTGTTCCTTTTATGGATGTGGTTTACATTAAGGGCCAAAGTGGTCTTTATCTTGGGTTCTATATCACTGTTGGGGCTGTAGCTGTTTCCGCCATGGCTAATGGGCTTGTTCAAGCTAGTCTCATTGGGTCAGCCGGAGAGTTGCCTGATCGGTATATTCAGGCTCTTTTTTGTGGCACTGCCGGCTCAG GTGTACTTGTTTCCTTACTAAGAATCTTTACCAAAGCATTATATCCACAAGGTACCCGCAGCTTACGGAATAGTGCCTTCCTCTATTTTATCGTCAcgaatattttcatgatcatctGTATCATCTTATACAACACGGTTCATAAACTTCCTGTTATAAAGCACTACACCGAACTCAAAACACAGGCGGCTGCAGCAAACATCGATAAACAAGAGCAACTTTCTCTGCCTGGCCGCATTTTGGAGATCATAGGGAAAGTCAAATGGTATGGAATCGGAGTGATGCTCATATACATTGTCACATTATCTATATTTCCAGGATTTATTACCGAAGATGTACATTCAGAGTTCCTAGGAAACTGGTACGGAATTCTCCTGATCACGTGCTACAACGTGTTCGATTTAATTG AAACCAGTACGACTTCAATATGCAGAAACTGCTGGAATTTTAACTGCGTTGTTTCTGATTGTTGGGTTGGCTATTGGCTCAATTGTCTCTTggttttgggttatttgatGTTGAATGCAAGATCCCTTGTATTTATATCATGCATACCTTCTCTATGA
- the LOC130807546 gene encoding U-box domain-containing protein 19-like: MLYNSTESTRRTFFFPAVKPSESVSITTLLNSLISLSKQILNFNNFNEFVFISNKRNAKNAIRLVQVLELFLQGLKNDDLFDKMGKTVILPLLDLHVALQKLNFLFEDYTRRDARMWMLVKSELVGRHFRVLIGSVFSSVEAIGLDGIWGWDDEVRDLGLFIIRQGKEARFEAQTEDVWAFNLVKLALGQFESRVIPNPRELRWVMDYLGIKKWTDCNEQIKFLEEETGSGSSSAARLMGLMVYCRCVLFDHIDEGDSTRNEGNDYKYQLGFINPDDIKCPISLEIMVDPVTISTGHTYERVNILKWFKAGNPTCPKTGQSLQSLDIVPNLALKEVIKQYCSKNGVTFPMQKEKGSTKKSCVNNVANLAARMVADFLSIKLAMGTIGEKSKAAYEIRLLTKRNVFNRACFIESGVIPYLLNLLLSKDSTAQENSIAALLNLSKHPESKPVIANNTGLTMIIRVLKKGLKMEARQHAAATLFYLSEEQNRELIGSNPDTIPSLVELIRIGGDQGKKNALVSIFSLLLHTSNHSKVLKVGLVPLLIDLLCSNETNDDLIVDSLAVLAALAEKPDGARAILHARIALDVVVNILCSTSSDFSRLGREHSVSLLVAMCTNCGTEVVEVLVKNTCVMGALYSLLVEGTSRAGKKARSLITILLDFSERSSSRSSMHHALPHDNFIHVW, translated from the coding sequence ATGTTATATAATTCGACTGAGTCGACTCGCCGGACATTCTTTTTCCCGGCAGTAAAGCCTTCTGAATCAGTTTCCATTACCACCCTTTTAAATTCTTTGATTTCTCTATCCAAACAAATCCTTAATTTCAAcaattttaatgagtttgtcttTATTTCTAATAAGCGAAATGCTAAAAACGCAATTCGCTTAGTACAAGTTCTTGAGCTTTTTCTTCAAGGACTGAAAaatgatgatctttttgataagaTGGGTAAAACTGTCATTTTACCACTGTTGGATCTCCACGTGGCACTCCAGAAGCTTAACTTTTTATTTGAGGATTACACGCGCCGAGACGCGCGCATGTGGATGCTTGTGAAGTCTGAGCTTGTTGGGCGTCACTTCCGGGTCTTGATCGGGTCTGTGTTTTCATCTGTGGAGGCTATTGGACTTGATGGGATTTGGGGTTGGGATGATGAGGTTAGAGATTTGGGTTTGTTTATAATACGTCAAGGGAAGGAGGCCCGTTTCGAGGCCCAAACTGAGGATGTTTGGGCCTTTAATCTTGTTAAATTGGCTTTGGGCCAGTTTGAGAGTCGGGTTATACCTAACCCGAGGGAGCTTAGGTGGGTCATGGACTACTTGGGAATCAAGAAATGGACGGATTGCAATGAACAAATCAAATTTCTTGAGGAAGAAACCGGGTCGGGTTCGAGCTCTGCTGCGAGGTTGATGGGTCTAATGGTGTATTGTCGTTGTGTACTCTTTGATCACATTGATGAGGGTGATTCTACAAGGAATGAGGGCAATGACTACAAATACCAACTTGGGTTTATAAATCCGGATGACATCAAATGCCCGATTTCGTTAGAGATCATGGTGGATCCGGTTACAATCTCAACGGGTCACACTTATGAACGGGTCAACATTCTCAAGTGGTTCAAAGCGGGCAACCCGACTTGCCCCAAAACGGGCCAAAGCCTCCAAAGCTTAGACATAGTGCCTAACTTAGCTCTCAAGGAGGTCATCAAGCAATATTGTTCAAAAAATGGTGTTACATTTCCTATGCAAAAAGAAAAGGGATCAACCAAAAAAAGTTGTGTGAATAATGTAGCAAATTTAGCGGCTAGAATGGTAGCCGATTTTTTGTCAATTAAGTTAGCAATGGGAACAATAGGAGAGAAAAGTAAAGCAGCCTATGAGATTAGGCTACTTACTAAAAGGAACGTTTTTAATCGGGCATGTTTTATAGAATCTGGAGTAATTCCATATTTGTTGAATCTCCTTTTATCAAAAGATTCAACTGCCCAAGAGAATTCTATAGCCGCCTTGTTGAATCTCTCCAAGCACCCGGAAAGCAAGCCTGTGATTGCAAACAATACGGGCTTGACTATGATTATAAGGGTGCTTAAAAAGGGGCTCAAGATGGAGGCAAGGCAGCATGCCGCGGCCACCCTATTTTACCTCTCGGAAGAACAAAACCGAGAATTGATTGGAAGCAATCCGGATACAATTCCTTCTTTAGTAGAATTGATCCGAATTGGGGGTGACCAAGGCAAGAAAAACGCCCTAGTCTCCATCTTTAGTCTCCTATTGCATACAAGTAACCATTCTAAAGTCCTCAAAGTCGGACTAGTCCCTCTTCTTATTGACCTCTTATGCTCTAACGAAACTAATGACGATCTTATTGTTGATTCCTTAGCAGTACTTGCAGCTCTAGCAGAGAAACCTGATGGAGCTAGGGCGATCCTACATGCAAGAATCGCCCTAGATGTAGTCGTAAACATCCTATGCTCAACTTCCTCCGATTTTTCAAGGCTTGGAAGGGAGCATTCCGTATCATTGCTAGTCGCGATGTGTACAAATTGTGGAACAGAAGTGGTCGAGGTTTTAGTGAAGAACACTTGTGTTATGGGAGCATTGTACTCTCTTCTTGTTGAGGGAACTTCAAGGGCTGGCAAGAAGGCTAGATCTCTAATCACCATTCTTCTTGACTTCTCAGAAAGGAGTTCCTCAAGATCATCTATGCATCATGCTTTACCACATGACAATTTTATACATGTGTGGTAA
- the LOC130807550 gene encoding benzaldehyde dehydrogenase, mitochondrial-like, with protein sequence MASRKISSLLSRSLSSYLCSSAGRSSSVRRGLKRFSTAAAIDEPITPSVEVNYTKLLINGQFVDAASGKTFHTVDPRTGNVIADVAEGDFEDVNRAVSAARKAFDEGPWPKMTAYERSRVLLRSADLIDKHNDTIAALETWDNGKPYEQSAKIEVPMLARLMRYYAGWADKIHGLTVPADGPYHVQTLHEPIGVAGQIIPWNFPLLMFAWKVGPALACGNTVVIKTAEQTPLSALYVANLFHEAGLPPGVLNVISGFGPTAGAALCSHMDVDKLAFTGSTSTGKLVLELAAKSNLKPVTLELGGKSPFIICEDADVDHAVETAHFALFFNQGQCCCAGSRTYVHEQIYDEFVAKAKARAEKRTVGDPFKQGIEQGPQIDPEQFNKILSYIKSGVESGATLETGGDKLGSKGYYVKPTVFSNVKDDMLIAQDEIFGPVQTILKYKTIHEVIHRANASSYGLAAGVFTQNLDTANTLSRALRAGTIWINCYDVFDAAIPFGGYKMSGIGREKGIYSLKNYLQVKAVVTALKNPAWL encoded by the exons ATGGCAAGCAGAAAGATCTCATCTTTGTTGTCTCGCTCACTTTCATCTTATCTCTGTTCATCTGCTG GGAGGAGTTCTTCAGTAAGGAGGGGATTAAAAAGATTCAGCACTGCTGCTGCTATTGATGAACCAATTACCCCTTCAGTGGAAGTAAATTATACAAAGCTTCTTATTAATGGCCAATTTGTAGATGCAGCTTCAG GGAAAACTTTTCATACGGTAGACCCTCGGACTGGGAATGTGATTGCTGATGTTGCTGAAGGTGATTTCGAAGATGTGAATAGAGCGGTATCTGCTGCTAGGAAAGCATTTGACGAAGGACCATGGCCGAAGATGACAGCTTAT GAAAGGTCCAGAGTCCTTTTGAGATCTGCGGATCTAATTGATAAACATAATGATACTATTGCTGCTCTTGAAACATGGGATAACGGGAAGCCCTATGAGCAATCTGCCAAAATTGAAGTACCTATGCTTGCACGTCTTATGCGGTACTATGCTG GCTGGGCAGATAAAATACACGGTCTTACTGTTCCTGCTGATGGGCCATACCATGTGCAGACTTTGCATGAACCAATTGGTGTAGCGGGCCAGATTATTCCGTGGAACTTTCCTCTTTTAATGTTCGCTTGGAAGGTTGGACCTGCCTTGGCTTGTGGCAATACAGTCGTTATCAAGACAGCCGAACAGACTCCTTTATCAGCACTTTATGTTGCTAATCTGTTTCACGAG GCGGGACTCCCTCCTGGTGTTCTGAATGTGATTTCTGGTTTCGGCCCAACTGCTGGGGCAGCTCTTTGCTCTCACATGGATGTAGACAAG CTTGCTTTTACTGGATCAACTAGCACCGGAAAACTGGTCCTTGAATTAGCGGCAAAAAGCAATCTCAAGCCAGTAACTTTGGAGCTTGGCGGAAAGTCCCCATTTATCATATGTGAAGATGCAGATGTAGATCATGCAGTGGAGACTGCTCATTTTGCTCTATTTTTCAATCAG GGGCAATGTTGTTGTGCTGGTTCCCGCACATATGTTCATGAACAGATCTACGATGAGTTTGTTGCAAAAGCAAAGGCGCGCGCTGAAAAGCGAACAGTTGGTGATCCATTCAAGCAGGGCATTGAACAAGGTCCACAG ATTGATCCTGAACAGTTTAATAAGATTTTATCGTACATTAAATCTGGTGTCGAGAGTGGAGCTACGCTGGAAACTGGTGGAGACAAGCTTGGCTCCAAGGGATACTATGTTAAGCCTACAGTTTTTTCGAATGTCAAG GATGACATGTTGATAGCGCAAGATGAAATTTTCGGTCCAGTACAAACTATCTTGAAGTACAA GACAATCCATGAAGTGATACATAGAGCAAATGCATCCAGTTATGGATTAGCAGCGGGAGTTTTCACGCAGAATCTCGATACTGCTAACACCTTATCGCGCGCTCTTAGAGCCGGTACAATATGGATAAACTGTTACGATGTTTTTGATGCTGCAATTCCTTTTGGTGGGTACAAAATGAGCGGAATCGGTAGAGAGAAAGGAATTTACAGCTTGAAGAACTACTTGCAAGTGAAGGCAGTCGTCACTGCATTGAAGAATCCTGCTTGGTTATAA
- the LOC130807549 gene encoding probable xyloglucan endotransglucosylase/hydrolase protein 33 — translation MLMAYFHIKNLCFYAIFLYIFILINSNNGNFVRINAQKGPTSTRLTGLFPHLSFNRDYKQIFGESNAQIYGNGSFANISLTKKTGSGFSSMNHYYYGFFSASIKLPPGFTSGLVVAFYMSNADLHPHNHDEIDFELLGHQKSRNWVLQTNMYGNGSVKTGREEKFRLWFDPTTQFHEYSIIWNSHHIVFLVDNIPVREVQNKPAMSKNYPSKPMAVYATIWDASDWATHGGKYPVNYKYAPFTASLGQMEMAGCIYDPTDLSGKSCSKSSSPSSLDPVEGQDFVKLSNQQIQGLNWARSKQMIYSYCKDRRRYNVLPPECTAK, via the exons ATGTTAATGGCATACTTTCATATCAAAAACCTCTGTTTTTATGCCATATTTTTGTACATATTCATACTAATCAATTCAAATAATGGTAATTTTGTAAGAATTAATGCCCAGAAAGGCCCGACCTCGACCCGATTAACTGGCCTTTTCCCTCATCTCTCATTCAATAGGGATTATAAACAAATCTTTGGTGAATCTAATGCTCAAATTTATGGCAATGGTTCTTTTGCTAATATTTCTCTTACCAAGAAAACTG GTTCAGGGTTTTCTTCTATGAATCATTACTACTATGGTTTTTTTAGTGCTTCTATCAAACTTCCCCCTGGTTTCACTTCTGGTCTTGTTGTTGCGTTCTAT ATGTCAAATGCGGACCTTCATCCGCACAACCATGATGAAATTGATTTCGAGTTACTTGGACACCAAAAAAGTAGGAATTGGGTATTACAAACAAACATGTATGGGAATGGAAGTGTAAAAAcgggaagagaagagaagtttcGGCTATGGTTCGACCCTACTACACAATTTCATGAATACAGCATTATTTGGAATAGTCATCATATTGT GTTTCTAGTGGACAATATACCAGTTAGAGAAGTCCAAAATAAACCGGCCATGTCGAAAAACTACCCATCAAAACCAATGGCAGTTTATGCAACAATATGGGATGCATCCGATTGGGCGACCCATGGAGGAAAATACCCGGTAAACTACAAGTATGCTCCATTTACAGCTTCATTAGGGCAGATGGAAATGGCTGGGTGCATTTACGACCCGACAGATCTTTCGGGTAAATCCTGTTCTAAAAGTAGTAGCCCATCAAGTTTAGATCCGGTTGAGGGTCAAGATTTTGTTAAGCTATCAAATCAGCAAATTCAAGGGCTTAATTGGGCAAGAAGCAAGCAAATGATCTACTCTTATTGTAAAGATAGACGTAGGTACAATGTCCTACCACCAGAGTGCACCGCTAAATAA